A window from Megalobrama amblycephala isolate DHTTF-2021 linkage group LG21, ASM1881202v1, whole genome shotgun sequence encodes these proteins:
- the mala.2 gene encoding myelin and lymphocyte protein — protein MASNTGQMGYLPSGGAIFCTIPDILYLPELVFGGLVLSLVASTLVDPPNPQAYVISVAIFCFIVSFLWLIVFACGSHRNKSSWASADVAYHAFAALLYLSASVLLAWITILYSLASGSLNYKLDIAAVVFSFLTTLLYVIHAIFSAIRWKSF, from the exons ATGGCATCCAATACAGGGCAAATGGGTTACCTGCCCAGCGGAGGGGCCATTTTCTGCACCATTCCTGACATCCTCTACCTACCTGAGCTT GTCTTTGGCGGTTTGGTATTGAGTCTGGTAGCATCTACATTAGTCGATCCTCCCAATCCCCAGGCTTATGTGATTTCTGTGGCAATTTTCTGTTTCATCGTGTCATTCCTCTGGTTGATAGTCTTTGCCTGTGGATCTCATCGTAACAAAAGCTCTTGGGCGAGCGCG GATGTAGCATACCATGCATTTGCAGCACTCCTCTATCTCAGCGCTTCTGTGCTTCTAGCTTGGATTACCATTTTGTATTCTTTGGCAAGTGGCAGTCTTAATTACAAGCTGGATATAGCTGCTGTG GTGTTTTCCTTTCTCACCACTCTACTGTATGTCATCCACGCCATTTTCTCAGCCATCCGATGGAAATCCTTCTAA
- the pgap4 gene encoding transmembrane protein 246, with translation MPRWGTCASKHFRWSSPVAQGLILCVLTFGVILPIFCHRVLYSHYFLKNVYLDSLSDASLQKSYKRGQEALHFWESADSTKSLKDSLETDAKEPDLLVTIVTARRSEGKDYHYLLQVAHQLKSLLKACGDKPCAEVMLCDVESGPALNEDTLLLEKQFLVVRRSPDEKWHSKDVGNIFEKEKRDYVYCLRKGWDLMRPKNTVVLEDDALPMTDFFPLIKNLLSRRFARNTLYIKLYHPERLQGYWNPEPYRILEWLGLGLFGATILLLFSHCTPLSFTFSPLHLLFLTLYIMAVAELAGRHYLLEIRRLSPQLYAVSPATECCTPAMLYPGNASIRVAEYLDHAVCAQGNAKDTVLYKIARSTPGEKAHSVEPNIIKHIGAYSSIRINPVLPKLI, from the coding sequence ATGCCTCGATGGGGGACTTGTGCCAGCAAGCACTTTCGTTGGTCAAGCCCAGTAGCTCAAGGGctgattttgtgtgttttaaccTTTGGAGTGATATTGCCTATATTCTGCCATCGTGTACTCTACtcgcattattttttaaagaatgtctATCTTGACTCACTAAGCGATGCATCACTACAAAAAAGCTACAAGAGAGGTCAGGAGGCCCTGCATTTCTGGGAGAGTGCTGACTCTACGAAAAGCCTGAAGGACTCGTTGGAAACAGATGCTAAGGAACCAGATCTCCTGGTCACTATTGTGACAGCCAGGAGATCAGAGGGAAAGGACTACCACTACCTGTTACAGGTGGCACACCAGCTCAAATCGCTCCTTAAGGCGTGTGGTGATAAACCATGCGCTGAGGTCATGCTCTGTGATGTCGAAAGTGGTCCCGCTTTGAACGAGGATACTTTGCTTCTGGAGAAACAGTTTTTGGTTGTTAGACGTTCTCCAGATGAGAAATGGCATAGCAAAGATGTGGGCAACATCTTCGAGAAGGAGAAAAGAGATTACGTCTACTGCCTGCGGAAAGGATGGGACCTGATGAGGCCAAAAAACACCGTTGTCCTAGAGGATGATGCACTTCCCATGACCGATTTCTTTCCGTTGATTAAAAACTTACTCTCACGGAGATTTGCCCGCAACACTTTATACATAAAGCTCTACCATCCGGAACGTCTGCAGGGATACTGGAACCCGGAGCCGTATCGCATTCTTGAATGGCTGGGTCTCGGCCTGTTTGGGGCTACAATCCTCCTCTTGTTTTCTCACTGTACACCTCTTTCTTTTACCTTCTCACCTCTTCATCTTCTCTTTCTAACTCTCTACATAATGGCAGTGGCTGAGCTGGCAGGGAGGCACTATCTGCTGGAGATCAGACGGCTCTCACCCCAGCTGTATGCTGTGTCTCCTGCCACTGAATGCTGCACCCCTGCTATGCTGTACCCAGGTAATGCCTCCATCCGAGTTGCCGAATACCTGGACCATGCCGTCTGTGCTCAGGGTAATGCAAAAGACACGGTGCTGTACAAGATAGCCAGGTCGACGCCAGGTGAGAAGGCACACAGCGTTGAACCCAATATCATCAAGCATATCGGGGCTTACTCCTCCATCAGGATAAACCCTGTTCTACCAAAATTAATTTGA